The genomic window ATACGGGCTGGATTTTTTCCGGCACCTTAGGAAATCTGCTGAACAAGCAATTCTCAGACTTTGATGTCCGCAATTTCGGTTACAAAAAATTTGTTCCCTTCATTGAATCATTGAATCTCTTTGAAGTCAGCACGACGACAGATGAAAAAAACAAAACGGTTAAACACAATTATTTCAAATTGAATCCCCATCGGCCGATACAACATCACCGCACACCGCATCGCCGCAAATAAAAACGAACCGGGCCTGTAGTAGGTCCGGTTCGTTTTTATGTTTCCTTCATGATCTCGTTGTTAAAAATTTCCTTTCCCAGCGTTTGGATCCAGAATCCGATAAGCTGTCCGTATGCGCCGTTGCCGTCTTCGGAAACGGACTGCAACAGCTGCGTCATGAATTGCTGCGCCCAGGTGTACCCGTAGCGCTCAAATACGCCCTTCCCGGATAAAGCGGGAACTCTTTCGATGAGCGGCAGAAAAACATCCTGCGTCACGTCGAGAAGCCGCGCCGTAATCGGGTAAACGTAACCGGAACCGGCCTTGCCCTCTTCCATGAACACCAATGCCAAGGAATCGGACCGGCCGGCGCCGTCAGCATAATCGAGATGATACGCTGCTAACGGCAGTTTCTGCCGGTCGGCTTCTTTGATAAGACGGTACGCGCCGTACTTGATCAGTTCATAGAGCCTGTCGTCATAACCGGACTCCATTTCGATGAGCTTCTCGCGCCATTCGCCCCACGTTAAAACGGCCCGGCAACGATAGTCGTCGAAAGATGCTTCACCGGTGAAGGCCTGAACGGCAGCGGCGCTGACTTCCAGTTTCGGTTCCGGAATGTGCCAAATCAACAGTTTTTGGTCCCTGTCACCGTAAAGACACTGCGACTCCACCTGTACGGCAGCGTCACAGTGAGGACAAGTATAAAAAAACAGGCCTTCGTCCGTCAGCACACGGCGGCGCAGCGCGCCGTCGGCGGCATCAATATAATCCCAAGTGGCAAAAGTTCCGTCTGTCCCGCAAGCGGGGCAGCGCAAAGATAACGTTACGGCATGACTCTTCGTTTCCATCAGTTGCTCTCCTCATATACTTGTAAGATCGAATCGGCAAGTACGTTCAGTGTCATAAAATTCCAATCTTCGGCCTCCCTTGAAGCAGCCCGGATAACAGGGTTGATCGCTTTCATGTTCGCGGCAAACCGAGACGGCTCCGGCAGCGGTTCCGCCGTCAACAACAACGCCAAGGCGGCAACCGTTTCCGCCGTCGTCCGGCCGCGATGCCAAGCCTGCAAAAGAAGCAGGGTGAGCTGCCGCACCACGGCAGCGCAGGCAGTCGCGTCAGCACAGACGAAATCAATCTGCTCGGCAAAAGCACCGCCGCGCAAGACGGCAGGCGCCAAAAGAGCCACAGCTTTCTGCAAGGGGAAACGTTTATCTTCCACGCTGATAAGCGAAACCGCCAGGTGCAGGAGTGTATTCTCCCGAGCCAGCCGCAAAGCCGCTTCACAGGCGCTGACCAAAAGGGCCGCTTCATTTTCCGTGCCGCCGCGCCAAAACGGTCCGCGACGGCATGAATGACATAACGCGCCGGCAGTTTGTATCCATACGTTATTTTGGCCTCTCCCTGCCGGCATCCTTGCAAAGACCGGCAGGCCGCGGTCAGAGAAATGCCGCCTTTGCGATGGACGGCAGCTGCCACCGTGCCGCCGCCGAGTAAGGTCGTACCGGCGGAAATGATGATCCCTGCCGCTTTCGAATCCGTTATATCGCCTTTAAAAACACGCAGCCGCATCGTCCCCTCCTGAAGCGTTCCGCTTTCATTATACCATACACGTTGAACCCAAATTTATTTGACAAAGATCGTAATCGCCTGCTTCAACCGTTCGACGGCTCCCAAATCATTCTGTTTGACCGCTTCGACAAGGCAATGATCGATATGATCCTTCAAAATGACTTTGCTGACGCTGACGACGGCCGAATCGACGGCTGCCAGCTGAATCAACACATCACTGCAATCTCTGCCGCCCTCAATCATGCGCTTGACCGCTTCCAAATGACCGCTGATACGGGCCAAGCGATTGATGACAATTTTTTCCTGCTGATGATATCGGCCGCAGTGAGCGGACTGCGGCTGGTCTCCGGCAGCAGTCGGTACAGACAATTCCAAACAGCGTCTGGCTTTGACAAAATAGATCGTCCCGTCATCAACGGCAGCCGTTACAACAAACCCTGCGCCGGTCAGCAACGTGCTCATGACATCGATCGCCGGCAAGGCTGCCTCTCCCTCCGCCAGGTGTCCCGGATTCATGGCATTGACCTTTTGCCGCCCCTGATCATGCATAATAATCAAATCGCCGCCGTCTCTGACGGCAGAACCGATCTGTTTAATGAACCGGTGCGTATTCTTGCTCATGTGCGGGTAAAAGTCAAAGCATAAAACCGTATCGTACGTTCCCGGCGGCACATCATATTTTAAAATATCTTTTTCGATAAAAGAAATCCCCTCCAAGGCGCCGTACTTTTCCTTCGCCTTGGTCAACATCGCTTTAGAATAATCGAGAGCGTCAATACGGCCGCCGCCGAGGCGCGCATGCAAATAGGGCAGCAAGACGCCGGTGCCGCAACCGACGTCGAGAACGACGGCCGCCGCCGGTATGTCGGCAAGGTCAAGGAGCCGACCGATCAGCGCCGCGTCTTCTTTCCTGTCACGATCCCAATTAGCCGCGTAATTATCAAAAAACATATGTTCTTTATCCATGCCAAGATTCCTCCTCTTCGTTCCCCTCAAAAGCGGCGCCTCTCAACGGGCCGTTTTCGTCAGCAGCCGCCCGTCAAAGCCGGTTTATCCCGCAAATACGCCGCAATCCCGCTTCTCCCGCTATGTACTCTTCTTAGTATACAATCATATGCGACCGTTTCCTATCCCTCCCCCGTGGTTTAAGGGATAAAAAACGCAGCCGCTTCTCATAAAGTGTACAGCAAGAAACGTATCCTTGCGTTTTACCGGATAAATGTCTTTCTTGGATGATTCGGGACCGCAAAAAAGGCATGAGCTAAAAGCCCATGCCTTTGACAATATGACCGATTGCCGGCTGTACGGCAACGAAGTTGCTTTATAGGAACTCGCATTTCTGCAGGAGCAAAAGCTCTTAGCGGAAGAGACCGCCGGAAATGACGAGCTTCTGAATTTCATTCGTGCCTTCGTAGATCTGTGTGATCTTGGCGTCGCGCATCATGCGTTCTACGTGATATTCTTTCATATAGCCGTTACCGCCGAGCATCTGCACGCATTCCGTCGTAACCTTCATCGCCACATCGGTGCAAGTCATTTTAGCAATGGCAGCAGCCGTCGTAAACGGTTTTCCCGCTTCTTTCAATTTCGCTGCTTTATAAAGAACCAATTTGGCTTTTTCAATATCAGCATACAATTCAGCCATCTTGAAGGCCAGATACTGCTGCTTGAAGAGCGGTTTGCCGAACTGTTCACGCTGTTTCAGGTAATCTCTGGCAATTTCAAATGCTCCTTCAGCGATACCGAGAGCCTGCGCACCGACACCGATACGGCCGCCGTCCAACGTCTTCATCGCCAACTTAAAGCCTTCGCCCGGTTTGGCAATCATTTGATCGGCAGATACCTTCACGTTGCTCAAGACCATTTCAGATACTTGCGCCGAGCGAATCCCCATTTTGTTTTCGATCTTGCCGACATGGAAGCCGGGCGTGCCTTTTTCGACAACGAAAGCTGCCATGCTCTTTGTTCCTACAGAAGGATCGAGGAGGCAATATACGACAGTGTAATCGGCCAGAGGACCATTGGTATTGAAAATCTTCGTGCCGTTCAATACATAACCGTCACCGTCCGGAGTGGCGATCGTCTGCTGCCCTGCAGCATCGGAACCGGCACTGGCTTCTGTCAGCCCGAAAGAGCCGATAGCTTTACCGCTGGCAATAGGCGAGAGAAAACGTTTTTTCTGTTCGTCTGTGGCATTGGAGTACATGACACTGCCACCGTAAAGAGAGGTATTGACAGAGAACCCGATACCAAAAGACGCATCAACTTTGGAAACTTCTTCTACTGCAAGAATATATGCGAGATATCCCGTATCAGTGCCGCCGAATTCCTGTGGATAGCAGAGA from Megasphaera vaginalis (ex Bordigoni et al. 2020) includes these protein-coding regions:
- a CDS encoding macro domain-containing protein — its product is MPAGRGQNNVWIQTAGALCHSCRRGPFWRGGTENEAALLVSACEAALRLARENTLLHLAVSLISVEDKRFPLQKAVALLAPAVLRGGAFAEQIDFVCADATACAAVVRQLTLLLLQAWHRGRTTAETVAALALLLTAEPLPEPSRFAANMKAINPVIRAASREAEDWNFMTLNVLADSILQVYEESN
- a CDS encoding metal-sensing transcriptional repressor; amino-acid sequence: MDKEHMFFDNYAANWDRDRKEDAALIGRLLDLADIPAAAVVLDVGCGTGVLLPYLHARLGGGRIDALDYSKAMLTKAKEKYGALEGISFIEKDILKYDVPPGTYDTVLCFDFYPHMSKNTHRFIKQIGSAVRDGGDLIIMHDQGRQKVNAMNPGHLAEGEAALPAIDVMSTLLTGAGFVVTAAVDDGTIYFVKARRCLELSVPTAAGDQPQSAHCGRYHQQEKIVINRLARISGHLEAVKRMIEGGRDCSDVLIQLAAVDSAVVSVSKVILKDHIDHCLVEAVKQNDLGAVERLKQAITIFVK
- a CDS encoding acyl-CoA dehydrogenase family protein is translated as MDFELSAQEQEIVNQVREFTQKRLAPGVVERDEKSEFPLEAFKEFGNMGMYGLCYPQEFGGTDTGYLAYILAVEEVSKVDASFGIGFSVNTSLYGGSVMYSNATDEQKKRFLSPIASGKAIGSFGLTEASAGSDAAGQQTIATPDGDGYVLNGTKIFNTNGPLADYTVVYCLLDPSVGTKSMAAFVVEKGTPGFHVGKIENKMGIRSAQVSEMVLSNVKVSADQMIAKPGEGFKLAMKTLDGGRIGVGAQALGIAEGAFEIARDYLKQREQFGKPLFKQQYLAFKMAELYADIEKAKLVLYKAAKLKEAGKPFTTAAAIAKMTCTDVAMKVTTECVQMLGGNGYMKEYHVERMMRDAKITQIYEGTNEIQKLVISGGLFR
- a CDS encoding CpXC domain-containing protein — its product is METKSHAVTLSLRCPACGTDGTFATWDYIDAADGALRRRVLTDEGLFFYTCPHCDAAVQVESQCLYGDRDQKLLIWHIPEPKLEVSAAAVQAFTGEASFDDYRCRAVLTWGEWREKLIEMESGYDDRLYELIKYGAYRLIKEADRQKLPLAAYHLDYADGAGRSDSLALVFMEEGKAGSGYVYPITARLLDVTQDVFLPLIERVPALSGKGVFERYGYTWAQQFMTQLLQSVSEDGNGAYGQLIGFWIQTLGKEIFNNEIMKET